The Arachis duranensis cultivar V14167 chromosome 9, aradu.V14167.gnm2.J7QH, whole genome shotgun sequence genomic sequence GTTACATAAGCATCATCATTAACAATATCATTAGTTAGATTATATTAGTTTCAAAAGTACAACTATATAACATTGCTTGTTAAGAGACAAACACTCAAGGCCAAAAAAATGAAGAGAATAGACATAAAGATGCACGTGGCGAGCAATGCATGCGTTTTAATTTGGGAGTGATTTTCATTTGTTTCAAGATCAGAGCACGCTTAATTTGGGATTTGGGTTGAATCAAGGACAAGAAGACAGGACCACTGATTTTTCTCACTAATCCTAAGGGAATGTCTCTTGCATTGGTTACTTAACAAACaacattatttaataattaataattaataatgatcCTCATAAATTAAGATCACAAATGGAAAAACGAAGGGAATTGGGAGTTATATGAGTGTAATTTTGATAAAGTGTTTTATACTGTCATTTAATAAcctctattttttttgtaattattcaTGTAATTCAcgtaaaagataattatttttatgaatataaTGTTATGTAATTAGTTATatgtgtaaaattattttatactaacagtgtatgaaaattatattttatatatatttaattatttacaagATATATATCATATGTCTATACttacaatttgattttaattaaaaaaataaaagttaattatttatatcatttaaACTAAAATCTTTATGAATACTAAAGCTCACCAGAATAATAAAACctatcataaaataataaaaactgataatgccaatttttttataaatttatgtaaatatataacataaaaagattacataaaatttataatttaatgtttAGAATTTAGAGTTTAAGGTTTAGTTAGCTAGGAATGTTAAATATGTGTTTTTGTTGTAATTGACGTTtgatattcttattttttataatagtatgtggtaattatattattaacttaaataaatgggaattttattatataaatacattAATAACTTCACAACTAAAAAATATACCAATCATACTATATTGGTCTTCAAACCAGTATTGAACAGAAAAAACTCAATTCCAAAAGGTTACAGTTACAAATATTATACAGACTTTACTATTGAAAGatgtaaaaattataataactaattaatcatTCAACACTTATATCATCATCATATCTCgccactatatatatatatatatatatatagattatGAAGCTCAAAAATAAGTTAACCATAATTGTCATTGCTAGTAATGAAATGAAATTAGATATCACAGCAGGGTTTATAATAAGTTGACCCCATGTTACATTATTTTCCACCAAAACCaagctaataataataatgataaaaaaacaaacactTGATTATTGATATCAAAAATGAATTTGAGAATGGAAGGAAGGGTTGAAAGAGAATACAAaactattataattattataatccATTGCTTCAACTTTAGTAGTGTTGTTCCCTAAATTTTCAAGTGCCTTAACCTGTGACCTTAAAAACTTAAGATAATTTGCAGCTTCATCAAGCATTGATGCAGTGTCCATTTTGGTTCCACCAGGAACAATCTTCTGCAAAACCCTGATTTTTTGgcttattttctctcttctttgccTTGCAGCCACAGTTTGTGGATCACTTGAAACTCTCACATTCTTCCTCTTTGGCTTCTCAATCACTTCATCTGAGTCTAACAAGTTCACCGGCCTGAATGCTGCTGCTCTGTATATCATTTCCTTCATTTGTGCTATGGCCTCTGGATCAGCTTCTTCTTCAGTGGTTGAAGTTGATGACATTGTTGCTGATGCTTCATTTGGGATTTGGAAACTTATTGTTGATGAAAATGGAGTCTTTTCCCATCTGGGTTTCTTGGATCTTGGTGGATTCTCTGAGATAATCATGAAACTTGTTTATCAGTATCACCAATAAGCTACCATATGTAAAtactatcattattattatatactagtGTATTAATAAGTGCTACAGTACGGCAAACCAAGGATTAATCTGTGACggatcaaaattctttttaaaggTTTGCTTATGACAATGAATTGTTGTATGCACAAAGCGAGATTTGAACTTCTGACACTTGCTTAAGTAAACTAATTATTAGATCAGCCCAAGTTGGTTACTctcttatttattaaatatgtgtaagattaataaaagaaaaataaatttaaaatgacaagtaaactataatttaattaagagGGTATTGGATTATCTGTTATTTCTCATGttttttaacaatataattagCTATCAGAATATCAAACTTGTTATAACAgtataatcaaatttttgcatgaaaatcaaatataaatatatgtatatatacaatGACTTATTTTTAGTGTTCATGTAGGATTATAGATGTTTATTGAGAATTAAGATataattagagaaaatattattttaagttttcaaatgcATAACAGAACTACTAACATATATATTAGATATTCAGAGAGAATAAAACTTTATTTGGAGTACCTATCTTGATAATTGGTGATTGATCCTTATTAGTGATAATAATAGGATTGAATTGTCCTTCTTGGTTGATGTATTGTTGATGATCTGAGGAGTTTTGATGAGAGCATGGAAGCATAGTAGAAgcatcattattattgttgttgctttCAGATTCAGCAGAGGAAGCAGCATCAGTAGTGGAACTACTCAAGTTCCACAAGTAGTTTTTGCAATCATCATCAGATAACAAGATCTTTGAAATcccatcattatcatcatcattagtgTTGCTATTTGTAGCTGATGAAATcaaacaatgatgatgatgatcatgttGCTGTTGGGCCATGTTGAAATCTGTCATGTACTTACCACTTAT encodes the following:
- the LOC107464160 gene encoding transcription factor bHLH87-like; translation: MDGLNWDDATSQIARNNTPILWSKQQQSQEIILTYPNSEHLINYQQQDAATIVKSSAIMSLSENGPYNMDNYYQISGKYMTDFNMAQQQHDHHHHCLISSATNSNTNDDDNDGISKILLSDDDCKNYLWNLSSSTTDAASSAESESNNNNNDASTMLPCSHQNSSDHQQYINQEGQFNPIIITNKDQSPIIKIENPPRSKKPRWEKTPFSSTISFQIPNEASATMSSTSTTEEEADPEAIAQMKEMIYRAAAFRPVNLLDSDEVIEKPKRKNVRVSSDPQTVAARQRREKISQKIRVLQKIVPGGTKMDTASMLDEAANYLKFLRSQVKALENLGNNTTKVEAMDYNNYNSFVFSFNPSFHSQIHF